From the Marispirochaeta aestuarii genome, the window GTCGGAGGTATAAAAGGCTGAGGTTCATCACATTAACAATCTGAGAATTCATTCTATACGGTTAAATCATGCTTTTAAAACCTGATACTAAATGATCTTGAATCAAGGAGACAATTTCATGCTAAACAAAATTATTGTTCAGACAGAGAGTGGAGACCACAAAATTGATAAGAATATCTATGGACATTTCGCTGAGCATCTTGGCCGGTGTATCTACGATGGTATCTGGGTGGGAGAAAAGAGCAGTATCCCCAATATACGCGGAATGAGAAAGGATGTCGTCGAGGCATTGAAGGGCATAAAAGCTCCGGTCCTGCGCTGGCCCGGCGGGTGCTTCGCAGATGAGTATCACTGGAAGGACGGTGTGGGCAGCAGGGAAGAGCGCCGTCCCATGGTAAACAGCAACTGGGGCGGAGTGGTAGAAGACAACCAGTTCGGTACCCACGAATTCTTTGATCTGTGTGAACAGATCGGGGCGGAGCCCTATATCTGCGGTAACGTAGGCAGTGGAACTATCCATGAAATGCAGGAGTGGATCGAGTATATGAACTGGCCCGATTCCACTCCCATGTCGGAAATGAGAATCAGGAATGGAAGAAAAGAACCATTTAATATCAAGTATTTCGGAATCGGGAATGAAAACTGGGGCTGCGGTGGAAAGATGACTCCGGAGTACTATGCGTCAGTCTATAAAAGATATAATACCTTTGTCCGTGACTATAACGGACAAAAAATCTTCAGAATTGCCTGTGGTCCGCGAAACGATGATTATCACTGGACCGATGTCATGATGCGGGACGCCCGGTGCTGCATGGATGGGCTTGCTCTCCATTATTATTCCAGAATGTTTTCCAGTGGAGAAAGTACCACTGAAGAAAGGGGCTCGGCAACCGATTTCCCGGAAGATGAATGGGCTCTCATTCTGAGAAAAGCCCATAATACCGAGGAGCTGGTCCATAGGCATTCGGCCATTATGGATCGCTATGATCCGGAGAAGAGGGTAGCACTGATCGTTGATGAGTGGGGTACGT encodes:
- a CDS encoding alpha-N-arabinofuranosidase, with amino-acid sequence MLNKIIVQTESGDHKIDKNIYGHFAEHLGRCIYDGIWVGEKSSIPNIRGMRKDVVEALKGIKAPVLRWPGGCFADEYHWKDGVGSREERRPMVNSNWGGVVEDNQFGTHEFFDLCEQIGAEPYICGNVGSGTIHEMQEWIEYMNWPDSTPMSEMRIRNGRKEPFNIKYFGIGNENWGCGGKMTPEYYASVYKRYNTFVRDYNGQKIFRIACGPRNDDYHWTDVMMRDARCCMDGLALHYYSRMFSSGESTTEERGSATDFPEDEWALILRKAHNTEELVHRHSAIMDRYDPEKRVALIVDEWGTWFEVEPGTHPRFLYQQNTMRDALVASISLNIFNEYSDRVRMANIAQTVNVLQAMVLTDGPRMLLTPTYHVFDMYKGHQDATSLPVYTESEQYSYGEYSMDKVSASASRADDGSILVTMNNLDTKKPAEIRTVLRGTRIKNVSGRILSSSSMHLHNTFDEPDRLSPQNFAEFKAESDELKLTVPPMSVVALRIES